From the genome of Psychroserpens ponticola, one region includes:
- a CDS encoding dihydrolipoamide acetyltransferase family protein: MAKFELKLPKMGESVAEATITSWLKEVGDTIEADEAVLEIATDKVDSEVPSEVDGVLIEKLFDVDDVVQVGQTIAVIEIDGDDSGSNQAPKSEPAKVEEANETPAVADVVKTVVAAKETVAPIVNSGERFYSPLVKNMAKKEGVSQVELDTIPGSGKDGRVTKNDMLSYIENRGSQPQAAPAKIEEAPKTTPVKATEEVKPKPTPTPVVASGDDEIIEMTRMGKLIAHHMVESVQTSAHVQSFIEADVTKIWNWRKKVKDDFFKREGENLTFTPIFMEAIAKALRDFPMMNISLQGDTIIKKKHINLGMAAALGDGNLIVPVIKDADQLNLVGMTKKVNDLAKRARENNLKPDDIQGGTYTVTNVGTFGSIMGTPIINQPQVGILALGAIRKMPAVVETPEGDFIGIRYRMFLSHSYDHRVVNGALGGQFVKAVKDYLESWDSNREI; encoded by the coding sequence ATGGCAAAATTTGAACTAAAGCTTCCTAAAATGGGAGAGAGTGTTGCAGAGGCAACAATAACATCTTGGTTAAAAGAAGTAGGTGATACTATTGAAGCTGATGAAGCAGTTTTAGAAATTGCTACAGATAAAGTAGATAGTGAAGTGCCTAGTGAAGTTGATGGTGTATTAATCGAAAAACTGTTCGATGTTGACGATGTCGTTCAAGTAGGTCAAACTATAGCTGTCATAGAAATTGATGGTGACGATAGTGGTTCAAATCAAGCACCTAAATCTGAACCTGCTAAAGTTGAAGAAGCTAATGAAACTCCTGCTGTAGCAGATGTTGTTAAAACAGTAGTTGCTGCTAAAGAAACCGTTGCTCCTATTGTGAATTCTGGAGAGCGTTTTTATTCGCCTTTAGTAAAGAACATGGCAAAAAAGGAAGGTGTTTCTCAAGTCGAACTTGATACTATTCCAGGATCTGGAAAAGATGGACGTGTAACTAAAAATGACATGTTGTCTTATATAGAAAATAGAGGTTCACAACCTCAAGCAGCTCCAGCTAAAATAGAAGAAGCTCCAAAAACAACTCCAGTTAAAGCAACAGAGGAAGTTAAGCCAAAACCAACTCCAACTCCTGTAGTTGCAAGTGGTGATGATGAAATCATAGAAATGACTAGAATGGGCAAATTAATTGCACATCACATGGTTGAGTCTGTTCAAACCTCTGCACATGTTCAAAGTTTTATTGAAGCAGATGTTACTAAAATATGGAACTGGCGTAAAAAAGTTAAAGATGATTTCTTTAAGCGTGAAGGTGAAAACTTAACCTTTACTCCAATATTTATGGAAGCTATTGCAAAAGCATTACGTGATTTTCCAATGATGAATATTTCACTTCAAGGTGATACTATCATTAAGAAAAAACATATTAATTTAGGAATGGCTGCTGCTTTAGGTGATGGTAATTTAATTGTGCCAGTCATAAAAGATGCAGACCAACTTAACTTAGTTGGTATGACTAAAAAAGTGAACGATTTAGCAAAACGAGCTAGAGAAAACAATTTAAAACCAGACGATATTCAAGGTGGAACATATACAGTTACTAATGTTGGAACCTTTGGAAGCATTATGGGAACACCAATTATTAATCAACCTCAAGTTGGGATTTTAGCACTTGGTGCTATTAGAAAAATGCCTGCTGTTGTTGAAACTCCTGAAGGTGATTTTATTGGCATTCGTTACAGAATGTTCTTGTCTCATTCTTATGATCATCGTGTTGTTAATGGAGCACTTGGTGGACAATTTGTTAAAGCTGTAAAAGATTATTTAGAATCTTGGGATTCTAATCGAGAAATATAA
- a CDS encoding glycosyltransferase family 2 protein — protein sequence MKLSVIILNYNVRHFLELCLQSVEAALVNIDSEIIVIDNLSSDESCDMVKATFPKIKLIQNTKNYGFSKGNNIGVAQAKGDYICILNPDTVVAEDTFETLLHFANQQSNLGILGCRLVDGQGRFLPESKRNVPRPIVAIKKILGFSKSYYVSDLDESGIGNSPVFVGAFMIMKRAIYSQVKGFDEDYFMYGEDIDLSYKVELAGYNNIYNGNTTIIHYKGESTLKDQTYANRFYGAMQIFYNKHFRSNFVFDTLVWLGIKLGPVLQKTSVFTETSPKQYALISSQNNSSISCITNQEVKWYSQLESYKDNTEYILDNNHLSFKSIIEILSNTPKNCTATFKILPKNSNFIIGSNSSKSRGAVIQLNNN from the coding sequence TTGAAGTTATCTGTAATCATATTAAACTATAATGTTCGTCATTTTTTAGAGTTATGTCTGCAAAGTGTTGAAGCTGCATTAGTCAATATTGATTCTGAAATTATTGTGATAGATAATCTGTCTTCTGATGAGAGTTGTGACATGGTAAAAGCCACCTTTCCGAAGATAAAACTCATTCAGAATACAAAAAACTATGGCTTTTCAAAAGGAAATAATATTGGTGTTGCTCAAGCAAAAGGCGACTATATTTGTATTTTAAATCCAGACACAGTAGTTGCTGAAGATACTTTTGAAACCTTGCTTCATTTTGCCAATCAACAATCAAATCTCGGGATTTTAGGTTGCAGACTCGTAGATGGACAAGGGCGATTTTTACCTGAAAGTAAAAGAAATGTACCTCGACCAATAGTAGCTATCAAAAAGATTTTGGGCTTCTCAAAATCGTATTATGTATCAGACCTTGATGAATCGGGAATCGGGAATTCGCCTGTGTTCGTTGGTGCATTTATGATAATGAAAAGAGCCATTTACAGTCAAGTTAAAGGGTTTGACGAAGATTATTTTATGTATGGTGAAGACATTGATTTATCGTATAAAGTAGAACTAGCTGGATACAATAACATTTATAATGGTAATACAACTATAATTCACTATAAAGGAGAAAGTACGCTTAAAGATCAAACCTACGCCAACCGTTTTTATGGTGCAATGCAAATTTTTTACAATAAGCACTTTAGATCAAATTTTGTTTTTGATACTTTAGTCTGGTTAGGAATTAAATTAGGACCAGTTTTACAAAAAACATCAGTTTTTACTGAAACTAGTCCTAAACAGTATGCATTAATCTCTTCTCAGAATAATTCTTCAATTAGCTGCATCACAAATCAAGAGGTGAAATGGTATTCTCAATTAGAATCCTATAAAGACAATACAGAATACATTTTAGACAATAATCACCTCAGTTTTAAGTCAATCATCGAAATCTTATCCAATACGCCTAAAAATTGTACTGCGACCTTCAAAATTCTGCCAAAAAATTCTAACTTTATCATCGGAAGTAATAGCTCTAAAAGTAGAGGAGCTGTTATACAACTCAATAATAATTAA
- the recR gene encoding recombination mediator RecR, whose product MEFSSKLLENAVNEMSQLPGVGKRTALRLVLHLLRQPESQTLNLADSLNAMRSKIKFCKSCHNISDTDLCEICANPHRVANTICVVEDIRDVMAIENTSSFRGLYHVLGGKISPMDGIGPNELNIKSLVDKVKEGHVKELIFALGSTMEGDTTNFYIYKQIQECNVITSTISRGISVGNELEYTDEITLGRSIINRIPFETSLKS is encoded by the coding sequence ATGGAATTTTCTTCAAAATTACTTGAAAATGCAGTCAACGAAATGTCCCAATTACCTGGAGTTGGTAAGCGAACTGCATTGCGTTTGGTACTTCATTTATTGCGTCAGCCAGAATCTCAAACATTGAACCTTGCTGATTCTTTAAATGCTATGCGAAGCAAAATTAAATTTTGTAAAAGTTGCCATAATATTAGTGATACAGATCTTTGTGAAATTTGCGCCAATCCACATCGTGTAGCAAATACCATCTGTGTGGTTGAAGATATAAGAGATGTAATGGCTATTGAAAACACGAGTTCATTTCGTGGTTTATATCATGTTTTAGGTGGAAAGATTTCTCCAATGGATGGTATCGGTCCAAATGAATTAAATATAAAATCTTTAGTTGATAAAGTTAAAGAAGGACATGTAAAGGAGCTTATTTTTGCACTTGGTTCTACGATGGAAGGAGATACAACTAATTTCTATATTTATAAACAAATCCAAGAATGTAATGTGATTACGTCAACCATTTCTCGAGGAATTTCTGTAGGAAATGAATTAGAATATACAGATGAAATCACTCTTGGAAGAAGTATCATTAATAGAATTCCTTTTGAAACCTCGCTAAAATCATAA
- a CDS encoding T9SS type A sorting domain-containing protein: MKNYYLLLIFLVSVSTSWSQEYRQMIAKGTYTVQEIQQSAEAYFAEVGTERGKGYKPFKRWEYQALQDMDENGMLPTPEFYYNELINYNSYLNQNFGAARTAVGTWQALGPDYWNQTSGWNPGVGRVTSVAVEPANPNHMIVGANTGGVWRSVDGGANWTVLTDNLSNLNVSALAMDPTNTSTYFWGSTGGTIFRSTDSGTTWNFYSDTGSGTVNKILIDPTNTTKMYASVEGGGLYKSVDTGLNWTIINSSATNGYDIEFKPGDTNTIYASGNEFFISTDGGATFGAPETLTQWSQEYVLGSNNWSTTGANQDNSVTARTGVGMAICYVSNFTSPITNLVSPVLNLSGASNPELNFSYTNVNWEGDLDTLRVLYKTSATGNWVELANYTAESNAWTDIVLNLPNATADYYIAFEGTANYGRGLTLDDVSVKDPTIGTVFEDGFESLSNSFSNGPKMIGVSPQDPSVVYVLEASGGIFGGFHKSTDSGNTFTELDHAGKNYFGYSSFADDDSGQAPRDMDVVVHPQNAMDVHIAGVLSWRSTDGGVNFNITSQWVPGNAANQNIGYNHADIDIMEFVGNPTDGYKLYTGTDGGIYVADDPLNVTSSYYRDLTSGLSIRQFYRIGISQTDPVVVSGGSQDNGSSVLGADGVWRDWLGADGMEAFVDKNDADIIYGTSQSGTLYKSFNGGVNSSWIASPEGKTGNWITPFEQDPIQQNVIYVGYDEVYKSTNGGNDWISISQDFGGNLDHLKIAPSSSVYMYASRGSNLYKTESGGILGTWSQLSGFSGSINSIAIHPTDPDKIAIATTDASKVFVSSNGGTTWDALLLNLPGFSARALVWDHSANNGLYLGMNYGVFYINDTFTEWQPFSNNLPNVIISELEINTADNKLYAATYGRGLWSSDLFDDTLSVDDFELNSISMFPNPAKNQFSLSWNKGEKVAIKVYNSLGKLMFYTKEQSLIDPFKIDTSQFNSGVYFVAVNSLNGVVTKKLIIE, encoded by the coding sequence ATGAAAAATTATTATCTCCTCCTTATTTTTTTAGTATCTGTTAGTACTTCTTGGTCTCAAGAATATAGACAAATGATTGCTAAGGGAACTTACACTGTGCAAGAAATTCAACAAAGTGCTGAAGCTTATTTTGCAGAAGTTGGTACCGAACGTGGAAAAGGGTATAAGCCATTCAAACGTTGGGAATATCAAGCTCTGCAAGATATGGATGAAAATGGAATGTTACCAACTCCTGAGTTCTATTACAACGAATTAATAAATTATAATAGCTATTTGAATCAAAATTTTGGAGCAGCTAGAACAGCTGTTGGTACTTGGCAAGCCTTAGGTCCAGATTATTGGAATCAAACTTCAGGATGGAATCCTGGTGTTGGTCGTGTGACTTCAGTTGCTGTAGAACCCGCAAACCCAAATCATATGATTGTCGGCGCTAATACAGGTGGAGTTTGGAGATCAGTTGATGGAGGTGCAAATTGGACAGTGCTTACAGATAATCTATCTAATCTTAATGTGAGCGCACTAGCTATGGATCCTACAAATACATCTACATATTTTTGGGGTTCTACTGGTGGAACAATTTTTAGGTCTACAGATTCTGGTACGACTTGGAACTTTTATTCTGATACAGGTAGTGGAACAGTGAACAAAATTCTCATAGATCCGACCAATACAACTAAAATGTATGCTTCTGTAGAAGGTGGAGGATTATATAAATCTGTAGATACAGGACTTAATTGGACAATAATTAATAGTAGCGCAACAAATGGCTATGACATAGAATTTAAACCTGGTGATACCAATACAATTTATGCCTCTGGAAATGAATTCTTCATATCTACAGATGGAGGAGCAACATTTGGAGCTCCAGAAACATTGACGCAATGGAGTCAAGAATACGTTTTAGGTTCAAATAATTGGTCTACAACAGGAGCTAATCAAGATAATTCAGTTACAGCGAGAACTGGAGTTGGAATGGCTATATGTTATGTAAGCAACTTTACATCACCAATAACAAATTTAGTTTCACCAGTCTTAAACCTTTCGGGAGCTTCTAATCCAGAATTAAATTTTTCATATACTAATGTTAATTGGGAAGGAGATCTAGATACATTAAGAGTGTTGTATAAAACTTCTGCAACTGGAAATTGGGTTGAACTAGCTAATTATACAGCAGAATCAAATGCGTGGACTGATATTGTTCTAAACCTACCAAATGCAACTGCCGATTATTATATTGCTTTTGAAGGGACAGCTAATTATGGTAGAGGGTTAACTCTTGATGATGTGTCTGTTAAAGATCCTACAATTGGGACTGTTTTTGAAGATGGCTTCGAAAGTTTATCAAATTCATTTTCTAATGGACCAAAAATGATTGGTGTGTCTCCACAAGATCCTTCTGTTGTTTATGTACTTGAAGCTTCAGGTGGAATATTTGGAGGTTTTCATAAATCAACAGATAGTGGAAACACATTTACAGAATTGGATCATGCAGGTAAAAATTACTTTGGTTATAGTTCTTTTGCAGATGATGATAGTGGACAAGCACCAAGAGATATGGATGTTGTAGTTCATCCTCAAAATGCTATGGATGTACATATAGCAGGTGTGCTATCTTGGCGTTCTACAGATGGTGGTGTTAATTTTAATATCACATCGCAATGGGTGCCAGGAAATGCGGCAAATCAAAATATAGGCTACAATCATGCAGATATTGATATTATGGAGTTTGTTGGGAACCCAACGGATGGGTACAAATTGTATACTGGTACTGATGGAGGTATTTATGTTGCTGATGATCCTCTCAATGTAACAAGTTCTTATTATAGAGATTTAACATCAGGATTATCAATAAGACAATTTTATAGAATTGGAATTAGCCAGACTGATCCAGTTGTAGTTTCTGGAGGTTCACAAGATAATGGGTCTTCTGTGTTAGGTGCTGATGGTGTTTGGAGAGATTGGCTTGGAGCTGATGGTATGGAAGCATTTGTTGATAAAAACGATGCTGATATCATATACGGAACTTCACAATCAGGAACCCTTTATAAATCATTTAACGGAGGTGTTAATTCTTCTTGGATAGCTTCTCCTGAAGGTAAAACAGGAAATTGGATTACGCCTTTTGAACAAGATCCAATACAGCAAAATGTGATTTATGTTGGGTATGACGAAGTGTATAAATCTACTAATGGAGGTAATGATTGGATCTCAATTTCGCAAGATTTTGGAGGTAACCTAGATCATTTAAAAATAGCACCAAGTAGTAGTGTATATATGTATGCATCTAGAGGAAGTAATCTATATAAAACGGAATCTGGTGGTATACTTGGTACTTGGAGTCAATTATCAGGATTTAGTGGTTCTATTAATTCTATCGCAATACATCCTACAGATCCAGATAAAATTGCTATTGCAACTACAGATGCTAGTAAAGTCTTTGTGTCTTCAAATGGAGGGACGACTTGGGATGCCTTATTATTGAATTTACCTGGTTTTAGTGCACGTGCACTAGTTTGGGATCATAGCGCTAATAATGGCCTATATTTAGGAATGAATTATGGTGTGTTTTATATTAATGATACCTTTACTGAATGGCAGCCATTTAGTAATAATCTTCCTAATGTTATTATTAGTGAACTTGAAATTAATACAGCAGATAACAAACTCTATGCTGCCACCTATGGTCGTGGACTCTGGAGTTCTGATCTTTTCGATGATACTCTAAGTGTAGATGATTTTGAACTGAATAGTATTTCAATGTTTCCTAATCCTGCAAAAAATCAATTCAGTTTATCTTGGAATAAAGGTGAAAAAGTAGCGATTAAGGTGTATAATTCATTAGGAAAACTTATGTTTTATACTAAAGAACAAAGCTTGATAGATCCTTTTAAAATTGATACTTCTCAATTTAATTCAGGAGTATACTTCGTAGCTGTTAACAGTTTAAATGGAGTAGTCACTAAAAAACTTATTATAGAGTAA
- a CDS encoding sodium:solute symporter encodes MSTNSIILLILAYFGVLVLISYFTGKEDSNEAFFKANKSAPWYLVAFGMIGASLSGVTFISVPGAVEVKQFGYFQVVLGYFFGYLIIAYVLLPLYYKMNLTSIYTYLKERFGNISYKTGSIAFLISRTVGAAFRLFLVAKVLQLLIFDHIYIYEGQPIPFPITVMITIALIWLYTFRGGIKTIIFTDTLQTLFMLVSVVVTISFLASALDLNSISDIYTNVADNKLSKVFFFGDGNDPQYFFKSFFAGIFITITMTGLDQDMMQKNLTCRNLKDAQKNMVSFSVILVFVNILFLTLGLLLTQYAEQYGITAKKDDLFPTIAMLPEIGIATSAFFLLGLIAAAYSSADSALTSLTTSFCIDIIELDKKPKQDQKRVRKQIHILFSFILVIVIVLFDLLFKDVSVIWELFKAAGYTYGPLLGLFAFGILTKKHIKDRYVWIIAIVAPLLSYFINLYSEELLNGYKIGFEILIVNGLLTFLGLLFITKKTSID; translated from the coding sequence ATGTCGACGAACAGCATTATTTTACTCATCCTTGCCTATTTTGGCGTGCTTGTTTTAATTTCATATTTCACAGGAAAAGAAGATTCTAATGAGGCCTTTTTCAAGGCTAACAAATCTGCTCCTTGGTATTTAGTTGCCTTTGGAATGATTGGAGCTTCGCTATCAGGCGTCACGTTTATTTCTGTTCCTGGAGCTGTTGAAGTAAAGCAGTTTGGCTATTTTCAAGTTGTATTGGGTTACTTTTTTGGATACCTCATTATAGCTTATGTTTTACTACCTCTGTATTACAAAATGAATTTAACTTCTATTTACACATATCTTAAAGAGCGATTTGGCAATATCAGTTATAAAACTGGATCCATTGCATTTTTAATATCTAGAACTGTTGGTGCAGCTTTTAGGTTATTTTTAGTTGCTAAAGTCTTACAATTACTCATTTTTGATCATATATATATTTATGAAGGCCAACCAATCCCATTTCCTATAACCGTTATGATTACCATAGCATTGATATGGCTTTACACATTTAGAGGCGGAATTAAAACCATCATATTTACAGATACGCTTCAAACACTATTCATGTTAGTTTCAGTTGTTGTTACTATATCTTTTTTAGCTAGTGCTTTAGATTTAAATAGTATTTCAGATATCTATACCAATGTTGCTGATAACAAACTTAGTAAAGTCTTCTTTTTTGGTGATGGGAATGATCCACAATACTTTTTTAAGAGCTTTTTTGCTGGTATATTTATAACTATTACAATGACTGGTTTAGACCAAGATATGATGCAAAAAAACTTAACCTGTAGAAACCTTAAGGATGCTCAAAAAAACATGGTGAGTTTTAGTGTGATTTTGGTTTTTGTTAATATCTTGTTTTTAACTTTAGGCTTACTTTTAACACAATATGCAGAGCAATATGGTATTACAGCAAAAAAAGATGATTTATTCCCAACCATAGCCATGTTACCAGAAATTGGAATTGCTACTTCCGCTTTCTTTTTACTAGGTTTAATTGCAGCGGCTTATAGCAGTGCTGATAGTGCACTTACGTCATTAACAACTTCATTTTGTATTGATATTATTGAATTAGATAAGAAACCTAAACAAGACCAGAAAAGAGTCCGCAAACAAATTCACATACTATTTAGTTTTATTTTAGTCATTGTAATTGTGCTATTTGATTTATTATTTAAAGACGTCTCTGTTATTTGGGAATTATTTAAAGCAGCTGGTTACACTTACGGCCCTTTACTTGGATTATTTGCTTTTGGAATATTGACAAAAAAGCATATTAAAGATCGTTATGTCTGGATTATTGCTATTGTCGCACCACTACTTTCCTACTTTATCAATTTGTACTCAGAAGAATTACTTAATGGTTACAAAATTGGTTTTGAGATTTTAATCGTTAATGGTTTATTGACCTTTTTGGGCTTACTATTTATAACCAAGAAAACTAGTATTGATTAG
- a CDS encoding CoA-binding protein produces MKKTLVIGASLKLERYSNIAINRLVSNNYEVVAFGLREGTVSGVEIDINLMPYKDVHTVTLYLNPERQKAFYDYIMSLQPKRVIFNPGTENLEFQNVLKQNNIFFEEACTLVLLGTNQY; encoded by the coding sequence ATGAAAAAGACATTAGTTATTGGAGCATCATTAAAACTAGAGCGTTATTCTAATATTGCGATTAATAGATTAGTGAGCAATAATTATGAAGTGGTTGCATTTGGCTTGCGTGAAGGGACTGTTTCAGGTGTTGAAATAGATATTAATTTAATGCCTTATAAAGATGTGCATACAGTGACACTCTATTTAAACCCTGAACGTCAAAAAGCCTTTTATGATTACATTATGTCATTACAACCAAAGCGTGTAATTTTTAATCCAGGAACTGAAAATCTTGAATTTCAAAATGTATTAAAGCAAAACAATATCTTCTTTGAAGAAGCATGTACTTTAGTCTTATTAGGAACTAATCAATACTAG
- a CDS encoding outer membrane beta-barrel family protein, whose amino-acid sequence MKKITLLCMLLLSTLAYANPTENIKAREGTISGRVIDASLNEPLPYVNVIITDSENNTITGGITQDDGTFEIEKIPEGTVTLSVQYIGFKTTTKTLLIGKGNYNIKVGDVFLEEDVASLDEVTVIAEVSTIQQKVDRKVITIGKDLAASGTASEIMVGIPSVSIDAQTGDISLRGNQNVRVMVDGKLSNIPTAQLLKQIPSTAIKSIELITNPSAKYNPEGMSGIINIVLHKNTMIGFNGNINVGLSKEREAKFNSALNLNYRNGKFNFFGNYSNNFSKNRNRGNVERPENNSEQIFSFLDKRKNHQYKLGVDFYLNDKNTISVFTNQNITDNKTKGRTTAFFYNDMSFNQDQIFTNVGDNTSAQYNFDYKLDFAKEGSNIELEVDHNIYDGENPVNFNQLAGPLSDYKDFNNTDRVRTTINLDYVNPLSESTKLEVGVQARLFNSEILYSSTGDSFNDMGNLAPTPSTDFDYTRDIYSAYGTYSKKFEKWTYQVGLRVENVNIDAVALQKDVLTNAITEIKFDNEYVEVYPSAFFTYTPSEKNSYQLSYSRRVDRPGIGQVNPIKEFSTPLISAFGNQQLEPQFTNSLEVNYTRTLNNRKGSITAGVFYRAISDEINRALFIDRSDVNSGRVILTHDNFDDTSAYGIEVSTNYRPTKWWSINGSFDFYSQTQKGIAENFRDGVSIETATTNDIETNITEVDNIAWNFRMFNNFKVNQKLAFTAFGFYRGENKTLQFNVKPMYFVNLGMRYSFLEDNRATFSFSYNDVFDTMKFGFEGERPFPQIGEFNWESNTWNISLNYRFGGGKYRAKSRKNRDNNEKSGSGGFL is encoded by the coding sequence ATGAAAAAAATCACACTTCTGTGTATGCTATTACTTTCTACATTAGCTTATGCAAACCCAACTGAAAACATCAAAGCAAGAGAAGGCACTATCTCAGGCCGTGTTATTGATGCTTCACTAAACGAACCGTTACCTTATGTAAATGTTATTATAACAGATTCAGAAAACAATACAATTACTGGAGGAATAACTCAAGACGACGGTACTTTCGAAATCGAAAAAATACCTGAAGGCACTGTCACACTTAGTGTACAGTATATTGGTTTTAAAACAACCACAAAAACACTATTAATTGGAAAAGGCAACTACAACATTAAAGTTGGAGATGTTTTTCTTGAAGAAGACGTTGCTAGTTTAGATGAAGTTACTGTTATTGCAGAAGTTTCAACAATACAACAAAAAGTAGATCGAAAAGTCATTACAATTGGTAAAGATTTAGCAGCTAGCGGAACAGCCTCAGAAATCATGGTAGGAATTCCATCTGTTAGTATAGATGCACAAACTGGAGATATTAGTTTAAGAGGAAATCAAAACGTACGTGTAATGGTTGACGGAAAATTATCAAATATCCCAACGGCACAATTACTAAAACAAATTCCTTCAACAGCTATTAAATCTATCGAATTAATAACTAATCCTTCAGCAAAATATAATCCAGAAGGCATGAGTGGTATTATAAATATTGTTTTGCATAAAAATACAATGATCGGTTTTAATGGTAATATAAATGTTGGACTTAGTAAAGAGCGTGAAGCAAAATTCAACAGTGCTTTAAACTTAAACTACAGAAATGGAAAGTTCAATTTTTTTGGTAACTATAGTAATAACTTTTCAAAAAACAGAAACAGAGGTAATGTTGAAAGGCCTGAAAACAACTCTGAACAAATTTTTAGTTTTTTAGACAAACGTAAAAATCATCAATACAAATTAGGTGTCGACTTTTATCTTAATGATAAAAATACCATTTCAGTTTTTACAAATCAAAATATTACTGATAATAAAACTAAAGGTAGAACTACTGCATTTTTCTATAATGACATGAGTTTTAATCAAGACCAAATATTCACAAATGTAGGAGACAATACCTCTGCGCAATACAACTTTGATTACAAATTGGATTTTGCTAAAGAAGGTTCTAATATTGAATTAGAAGTCGATCACAACATCTACGATGGAGAAAATCCAGTGAATTTTAATCAATTAGCTGGTCCACTTAGCGATTATAAAGATTTCAATAATACGGATAGAGTTAGAACTACAATCAATTTAGATTACGTTAATCCATTATCTGAAAGCACTAAATTAGAAGTTGGAGTTCAAGCGCGTTTATTTAATTCTGAAATCCTATATTCTTCAACAGGTGATTCATTTAATGATATGGGAAATCTAGCACCAACACCTAGCACAGATTTTGATTACACTAGAGATATTTACTCTGCTTACGGAACCTATAGTAAGAAGTTTGAAAAATGGACTTACCAAGTTGGACTTAGAGTTGAAAACGTAAATATTGACGCTGTTGCACTACAGAAAGATGTCCTTACTAATGCAATTACAGAAATCAAATTTGATAATGAATATGTTGAAGTATATCCTTCGGCATTTTTCACCTACACACCTTCTGAAAAAAACTCATACCAATTAAGCTATAGTAGAAGGGTTGATCGACCAGGAATTGGACAAGTAAACCCAATAAAAGAGTTTAGTACGCCTTTAATTTCAGCATTTGGAAATCAACAACTAGAACCACAATTTACCAATTCATTAGAAGTGAATTACACAAGAACACTTAATAACAGAAAAGGTAGCATCACTGCTGGCGTATTTTATCGTGCAATTTCAGACGAAATTAATAGAGCTTTATTTATAGACCGAAGCGATGTTAACTCTGGTCGAGTTATATTAACTCATGATAACTTTGACGATACATCAGCATATGGAATTGAAGTGTCAACAAACTATAGACCAACTAAATGGTGGAGCATTAATGGTAGTTTTGATTTCTACTCTCAAACTCAAAAAGGTATCGCCGAAAATTTTAGAGATGGTGTAAGTATTGAAACAGCTACAACGAACGATATAGAAACAAATATTACTGAAGTTGATAATATTGCATGGAATTTTAGAATGTTTAACAATTTTAAAGTCAATCAAAAATTAGCATTTACGGCCTTCGGTTTCTATAGAGGTGAAAACAAAACCTTACAATTTAATGTTAAACCAATGTATTTTGTAAACCTTGGGATGCGTTACAGTTTCTTAGAAGATAACAGAGCAACATTTAGCTTTAGCTATAATGATGTATTTGATAC